One Mycolicibacterium rufum genomic window, GTGAGGTGAGCCTCTAGTAGCCCAGGAGCGTGCGGAACTGCTGACCGACGGCCATCGACTGGCCCATCCGCTGCACCCAGCCGTCCAGCGCGGCCTTGGTGTCGGCGGGATCCCAGCCGCGCTCCGACCCGAGCGCGATCATGCCCGCCTCGTCGGTGACACCACGCGCCTGCGCATCGCGGGCCAGCGCGGCATAGTCCTGCAGCGAGATGCCGTTGATCGGCGCCCAAATCGGGTCGTCAGCGGCCACCGAACGGGTCGAGGGCCCGCCGAATGCGGCAGGATCGATCGGCCCGGCGCCGTGCACGTGCACCATGCCCTGCTGGGCCGCATCTCTGGCCTTCTTGAACAGTCCCATGTCGGTCTCCGATCGCTCCGGCCCCCGCTGTGGTGACGGGGACGCTACTCCGGCATCAGTGCAGCCGGAGCCGATCGCTACCGATCCCAACTTTCGCCAAACTGGAACACGTTTCAGTTTTCGGGTGGAACTGGGTACGCTGACCGCGTGTCAGCATCCACTCAGCCCGCGGTCGACGGCTGGTTCGCCACCGACGGCTCCGGTCAGCCCTATCTGATCGGCGCCACATGTCATCAGTGCGGCACGTACGTGTTCCCACCGCGCGCCAACAACTGCCCGAACCCCGGCTGCGACGGTGACGAGCTCGCGCAGGTGCCGCTGTCGCGGCGGGGCACGCTGTGGAGCTACACCGAGAACCGCTACGCGCCGCCGCCGCCGTACCCGTCGCCGGATCCCTTCGAGCCGTTCGCGGTGGCCGCGGTCGAGTTGGCCGCCGAAGGGTTGATCGTGCTCGGCAAGGTCGTCGAGGGCACCCTGGCCGAAGACCTGAAGGTCGGCATGGAGATGGAGCTGACCACCATGCCGCTCTATGTCGACGACGACGGCGTCGAACGCATTGTCTACGCGTGGAGGATCGCCGAATGAGCACTCGAACTCCCGAACCGGTCTACATCCTCGGTGCCGGTATGCACCCATGGGGCAAGTGGGGCCGCGACTTCACCGAGTACGGCGTCGTCGCCGCGCGCGCGGCGCTGGCCGAGGCCGGCCTGGACTGGCGCCAGATCCAACTCGTCGCGGGCGCGGACACGATTCGCAACGGCTACCCCGGCTTCGTCGCCGGCGCGACCTTCGCCCAGAAGCTGGGATGGAACGGCATCCCCGTCACCTCCAGCTATGCGGCGTGCGCCAGCGGCTCGCAGGCACTGCAGAGCGCCCGCGCGCAGATCCTGGCCGGTTTCTGCGACGTCGCCCTGGTGATCGGAGCCGACACCACGCCCAAGGGCTTCTTCGCTCCTGTTGGCGGGGAGCGCAAGAACGACCCCGACTGGCAGCGCTTCCACCTCATCGGCGCGACCAACACGGTCTACTTCGCCCTGCTGGCGCGGCGCCGGATGGACCTCCACGGTGCGACGCTCGAGGACTTCGCTGCGGTGAAGGTCAAGAACGCCCGGCACGGGTTGAACAATCCCAACGCCCGCTACCGCAAGGAGGCGACGGTCGACGACGTGCTGGCCAGTCCGGTGGTGTCGGATCCGTTGCGGCTGCTCGACATCTGCGCGACCTCTGACGGCGCCGCGGCGCTGATCGTGGCGAGCAAGGCGTTCACCGAGAAGCACCTCGGCTCCGTCGAGGGTGTGCCGTCGGTCCGCGCGGTGAGTCTGCAGTCACCGCAGTACCCGCAGCATCTTCCCGAATTGCCGGATATTGCAACGGATTCCACCGCCGTGGTACCGGGTCCGGAGCGGGTGTTCAAGGACCAGATCCTCGACGCCGCCTACGCCGAGGCTGGTATCGGTCCGGAGGACCTGAGCCTCGCGGAAGTCTACGATCTGTCCACGGCGCTGGAAC contains:
- a CDS encoding Zn-ribbon domain-containing OB-fold protein → MSASTQPAVDGWFATDGSGQPYLIGATCHQCGTYVFPPRANNCPNPGCDGDELAQVPLSRRGTLWSYTENRYAPPPPYPSPDPFEPFAVAAVELAAEGLIVLGKVVEGTLAEDLKVGMEMELTTMPLYVDDDGVERIVYAWRIAE
- a CDS encoding lipid-transfer protein, encoding MSTRTPEPVYILGAGMHPWGKWGRDFTEYGVVAARAALAEAGLDWRQIQLVAGADTIRNGYPGFVAGATFAQKLGWNGIPVTSSYAACASGSQALQSARAQILAGFCDVALVIGADTTPKGFFAPVGGERKNDPDWQRFHLIGATNTVYFALLARRRMDLHGATLEDFAAVKVKNARHGLNNPNARYRKEATVDDVLASPVVSDPLRLLDICATSDGAAALIVASKAFTEKHLGSVEGVPSVRAVSLQSPQYPQHLPELPDIATDSTAVVPGPERVFKDQILDAAYAEAGIGPEDLSLAEVYDLSTALELDWYEHLGLCAKGEAEHLLRSGATTIGGRIPVNASGGLASFGEAIPAQAIAQVCELSWQLRGRATGRQVENATVGVTANQGLFGHGSSVVVAR